The Musa acuminata AAA Group cultivar baxijiao chromosome BXJ2-2, Cavendish_Baxijiao_AAA, whole genome shotgun sequence genome has a segment encoding these proteins:
- the LOC135605529 gene encoding uncharacterized protein LOC135605529 isoform X2, with protein sequence MGSRLLASPPSLLASEPPRRLPIVAPRPPSRLFLRCRHLTSRRSPPPVCSVGSSWADSDESLNDSVGGWFVRKLRIEEEEENVAARSRLHLAGIVASAAILLAALAYYRSAKRDFCPLLTILSPMCFALKEQQDSSSSSSSLASFKFCFTVPFHTIYKNLMPVGSEKDPDNDITSTIFEVDQVSEINMDEETKSKENDSAGARKQIIVPVAADTTQQEAVSVLKKLKIIENDVSTDGLCTRREYARWFVKANSMLERNPKHKILPKISAAGPFVTAFDDVNLDDPDFCCIQSLAEAGIVLSKLSALNSSSISDKGASGDSEKIYFYPESYISRFDLLNWKALLEYLFSSELDEKMLRTKGNFLDLSASRGASPQLLLDLMACENSITRRAFGNIRRLQPHKPVTTAQAAVVLTSGRTADAIQRELSRLGAENISRLQEAEEIRCELVQRGDIQRFWEEKLAKEQDRHFEVEKDLEVIFLDLEDEKASLDGRLAEYAKEKAALDCQQHLLQCLKDEVEGMNDKLASERANFISEQQSLERFSADLCGKKDGIVEAKSILEAEIEATRILRSWVEEEALQMRNRADVLSQAVLRWQYTGVSGQSETFSVDSNSSEIVLKPNGEQSVA encoded by the exons ATGGGTTCACGGTTGCTCGCCTCCCCGCCCTCCCTCCTCGCGTCCGAGCCCCCGCGCAGACTCCCCATCGTCGCCCCCCGGCCGCCGTCCCGCCTATTTTTGCGCTGCCGTCACTTGACGTCGAGGAGATCTCCTCCTCCGGTTTGTTCCGTCGGATCCTCTTGGGCCGATTCGGATGAGAGCTTGAATGACAGCGTTGGCGGCTGGTTCGTCCGCAAGCTCaggatcgaggaggaggaggagaatg TTGCTGCGCGGTCAAGACTCCACCTTGCTGGCATTGTGGCTTCTGCAGCGATCTTGTTGGCCGCGCTAGCATATTACCGTTCGGCCAAAAGAG ATTTCTGTCCACTCCTTACCATACTCTCTCCCATGTGCTTTGCTCTAAAAGAGCAGCAAGATTCAAGCTCTTCCAGTTCATCATTGGCAA GCTTCAAGTTTTGCTTTACTGTTCCATTTCACACTATTTATAAGAATTTGATGCCAGTGGGATCTGAGAAGGATCCAGATAATGATATTACATCCACCATATTTGAAGTTGACCAAGTTTCAGAGATCAACATGGATGAAGAGACTAAATCAAAAGAGAACGATTCAGCAG GGGCAAGAAAACAAATCATTGTTCCGGTTGCTGCTGATACCACACAACAAGAAGCTGTATCTGTTTTGAAAAAGCTGAAG ATCATAGAAAATGATGTCAGTACTGATGGATTGTGTACCAGGAGAGAATATGCAAGATGGTTTGTCAAAGCTAACTCTATGTTAGAAAG GAACCCAAAGCACAAGATACTTCCAAAGATTTCAGCTGCTGGTCCATTTGTTACAGCATTTGATGATGTGAATCTTGATGATCCTGATTTTTGTTGCATTCAGT CACTTGCAGAGGCTGGCATAGTTCTTAGTAAGCTCTCTGCTCTGAATTCATCTAGCATTTCAGACAAGGGTGCTTCTGGTGACTCGGAAAAGATCTATTTTTATCCAGAAAG TTATATATCGCGATTCGATCTGCTTAACTGGAAAGCTCTGTTAGAATACCTATTTTCTTCTGAATTGGACGAGAAG ATGTTAAGGACCAAAGGGAACTTTTTGGATCTGAGTGCGAGTAGAGGTGCATCACCACAATTATTGTTGGACTTGATGGCTTGTGAAAACAGCATAACGAGAAGAGCTTTTG GAAACATCAGACGCCTTCAACCACACAAGCCTGTAACCACAGCTCAAGCAGCGGTGGTGCTGACTAGTGGCAGAACGGCAGATGCAATCCAGCGGGAGCTCTCAAGACTTGGGGCTGAAAATATATCAAGGTTACAAGAGGCGGAGGAAATAAGATGTGAGTTAGTTCAAAGAGGAGATATACAGAGGTTTTGGGAGGAGAAGTTGGCAAAAGAGCAAGATAGGCACTTTGAGGTTGAAAAAGACCTTGAAGTTATATTTCTTGATCTGGAAGATGAGAAAGCATCACTAGATGGTAGGCTTGCTGAGTATGCAAAAGAGAAAGCAGCACTGGACTGTCAACAACATCTTCTCCAGTGTCTTAAGGATGAAGTTGAAGGAATGAATGATAAACTTGCAAGTGAAAGAGCCAACTTTATATCTGAGCAACAAAGTTTGGAAAGATTTTCTGCTGATTTATGTGGCAAGAAGGACGGCATAGTGGAAGCCAAATCGATACTGGAAGCTGAAATAGAAGCTACCAGGATTCTCAG GTCTTGGGTGGAGGAGGAAGCACTGCAAATGCGAAATCGAGCCGATGTCCTATCACAAGCTGTATTGAGATGGCAATACACTGGTGTGTCTGGGCAGTCAGAGACATTCTCAGTTGACAGCAACAGCTCTGAAATTGTTCTAAAACCCAATGGAGAACAGTCAGTAGCATAG
- the LOC135605529 gene encoding uncharacterized protein LOC135605529 isoform X1, with the protein MGSRLLASPPSLLASEPPRRLPIVAPRPPSRLFLRCRHLTSRRSPPPVCSVGSSWADSDESLNDSVGGWFVRKLRIEEEEENVAARSRLHLAGIVASAAILLAALAYYRSAKRDFCPLLTILSPMCFALKEQQDSSSSSSSLASFKFCFTVPFHTIYKNLMPVGSEKDPDNDITSTIFEVDQVSEINMDEETKSKENDSADSGARKQIIVPVAADTTQQEAVSVLKKLKIIENDVSTDGLCTRREYARWFVKANSMLERNPKHKILPKISAAGPFVTAFDDVNLDDPDFCCIQSLAEAGIVLSKLSALNSSSISDKGASGDSEKIYFYPESYISRFDLLNWKALLEYLFSSELDEKMLRTKGNFLDLSASRGASPQLLLDLMACENSITRRAFGNIRRLQPHKPVTTAQAAVVLTSGRTADAIQRELSRLGAENISRLQEAEEIRCELVQRGDIQRFWEEKLAKEQDRHFEVEKDLEVIFLDLEDEKASLDGRLAEYAKEKAALDCQQHLLQCLKDEVEGMNDKLASERANFISEQQSLERFSADLCGKKDGIVEAKSILEAEIEATRILRSWVEEEALQMRNRADVLSQAVLRWQYTGVSGQSETFSVDSNSSEIVLKPNGEQSVA; encoded by the exons ATGGGTTCACGGTTGCTCGCCTCCCCGCCCTCCCTCCTCGCGTCCGAGCCCCCGCGCAGACTCCCCATCGTCGCCCCCCGGCCGCCGTCCCGCCTATTTTTGCGCTGCCGTCACTTGACGTCGAGGAGATCTCCTCCTCCGGTTTGTTCCGTCGGATCCTCTTGGGCCGATTCGGATGAGAGCTTGAATGACAGCGTTGGCGGCTGGTTCGTCCGCAAGCTCaggatcgaggaggaggaggagaatg TTGCTGCGCGGTCAAGACTCCACCTTGCTGGCATTGTGGCTTCTGCAGCGATCTTGTTGGCCGCGCTAGCATATTACCGTTCGGCCAAAAGAG ATTTCTGTCCACTCCTTACCATACTCTCTCCCATGTGCTTTGCTCTAAAAGAGCAGCAAGATTCAAGCTCTTCCAGTTCATCATTGGCAA GCTTCAAGTTTTGCTTTACTGTTCCATTTCACACTATTTATAAGAATTTGATGCCAGTGGGATCTGAGAAGGATCCAGATAATGATATTACATCCACCATATTTGAAGTTGACCAAGTTTCAGAGATCAACATGGATGAAGAGACTAAATCAAAAGAGAACGATTCAGCAG ATTCAGGGGCAAGAAAACAAATCATTGTTCCGGTTGCTGCTGATACCACACAACAAGAAGCTGTATCTGTTTTGAAAAAGCTGAAG ATCATAGAAAATGATGTCAGTACTGATGGATTGTGTACCAGGAGAGAATATGCAAGATGGTTTGTCAAAGCTAACTCTATGTTAGAAAG GAACCCAAAGCACAAGATACTTCCAAAGATTTCAGCTGCTGGTCCATTTGTTACAGCATTTGATGATGTGAATCTTGATGATCCTGATTTTTGTTGCATTCAGT CACTTGCAGAGGCTGGCATAGTTCTTAGTAAGCTCTCTGCTCTGAATTCATCTAGCATTTCAGACAAGGGTGCTTCTGGTGACTCGGAAAAGATCTATTTTTATCCAGAAAG TTATATATCGCGATTCGATCTGCTTAACTGGAAAGCTCTGTTAGAATACCTATTTTCTTCTGAATTGGACGAGAAG ATGTTAAGGACCAAAGGGAACTTTTTGGATCTGAGTGCGAGTAGAGGTGCATCACCACAATTATTGTTGGACTTGATGGCTTGTGAAAACAGCATAACGAGAAGAGCTTTTG GAAACATCAGACGCCTTCAACCACACAAGCCTGTAACCACAGCTCAAGCAGCGGTGGTGCTGACTAGTGGCAGAACGGCAGATGCAATCCAGCGGGAGCTCTCAAGACTTGGGGCTGAAAATATATCAAGGTTACAAGAGGCGGAGGAAATAAGATGTGAGTTAGTTCAAAGAGGAGATATACAGAGGTTTTGGGAGGAGAAGTTGGCAAAAGAGCAAGATAGGCACTTTGAGGTTGAAAAAGACCTTGAAGTTATATTTCTTGATCTGGAAGATGAGAAAGCATCACTAGATGGTAGGCTTGCTGAGTATGCAAAAGAGAAAGCAGCACTGGACTGTCAACAACATCTTCTCCAGTGTCTTAAGGATGAAGTTGAAGGAATGAATGATAAACTTGCAAGTGAAAGAGCCAACTTTATATCTGAGCAACAAAGTTTGGAAAGATTTTCTGCTGATTTATGTGGCAAGAAGGACGGCATAGTGGAAGCCAAATCGATACTGGAAGCTGAAATAGAAGCTACCAGGATTCTCAG GTCTTGGGTGGAGGAGGAAGCACTGCAAATGCGAAATCGAGCCGATGTCCTATCACAAGCTGTATTGAGATGGCAATACACTGGTGTGTCTGGGCAGTCAGAGACATTCTCAGTTGACAGCAACAGCTCTGAAATTGTTCTAAAACCCAATGGAGAACAGTCAGTAGCATAG
- the LOC135605529 gene encoding uncharacterized protein LOC135605529 isoform X3 produces MGSRLLASPPSLLASEPPRRLPIVAPRPPSRLFLRCRHLTSRRSPPPVCSVGSSWADSDESLNDSVGGWFVRKLRIEEEEENVAARSRLHLAGIVASAAILLAALAYYRSAKRGFKFCFTVPFHTIYKNLMPVGSEKDPDNDITSTIFEVDQVSEINMDEETKSKENDSADSGARKQIIVPVAADTTQQEAVSVLKKLKIIENDVSTDGLCTRREYARWFVKANSMLERNPKHKILPKISAAGPFVTAFDDVNLDDPDFCCIQSLAEAGIVLSKLSALNSSSISDKGASGDSEKIYFYPESYISRFDLLNWKALLEYLFSSELDEKMLRTKGNFLDLSASRGASPQLLLDLMACENSITRRAFGNIRRLQPHKPVTTAQAAVVLTSGRTADAIQRELSRLGAENISRLQEAEEIRCELVQRGDIQRFWEEKLAKEQDRHFEVEKDLEVIFLDLEDEKASLDGRLAEYAKEKAALDCQQHLLQCLKDEVEGMNDKLASERANFISEQQSLERFSADLCGKKDGIVEAKSILEAEIEATRILRSWVEEEALQMRNRADVLSQAVLRWQYTGVSGQSETFSVDSNSSEIVLKPNGEQSVA; encoded by the exons ATGGGTTCACGGTTGCTCGCCTCCCCGCCCTCCCTCCTCGCGTCCGAGCCCCCGCGCAGACTCCCCATCGTCGCCCCCCGGCCGCCGTCCCGCCTATTTTTGCGCTGCCGTCACTTGACGTCGAGGAGATCTCCTCCTCCGGTTTGTTCCGTCGGATCCTCTTGGGCCGATTCGGATGAGAGCTTGAATGACAGCGTTGGCGGCTGGTTCGTCCGCAAGCTCaggatcgaggaggaggaggagaatg TTGCTGCGCGGTCAAGACTCCACCTTGCTGGCATTGTGGCTTCTGCAGCGATCTTGTTGGCCGCGCTAGCATATTACCGTTCGGCCAAAAGAG GCTTCAAGTTTTGCTTTACTGTTCCATTTCACACTATTTATAAGAATTTGATGCCAGTGGGATCTGAGAAGGATCCAGATAATGATATTACATCCACCATATTTGAAGTTGACCAAGTTTCAGAGATCAACATGGATGAAGAGACTAAATCAAAAGAGAACGATTCAGCAG ATTCAGGGGCAAGAAAACAAATCATTGTTCCGGTTGCTGCTGATACCACACAACAAGAAGCTGTATCTGTTTTGAAAAAGCTGAAG ATCATAGAAAATGATGTCAGTACTGATGGATTGTGTACCAGGAGAGAATATGCAAGATGGTTTGTCAAAGCTAACTCTATGTTAGAAAG GAACCCAAAGCACAAGATACTTCCAAAGATTTCAGCTGCTGGTCCATTTGTTACAGCATTTGATGATGTGAATCTTGATGATCCTGATTTTTGTTGCATTCAGT CACTTGCAGAGGCTGGCATAGTTCTTAGTAAGCTCTCTGCTCTGAATTCATCTAGCATTTCAGACAAGGGTGCTTCTGGTGACTCGGAAAAGATCTATTTTTATCCAGAAAG TTATATATCGCGATTCGATCTGCTTAACTGGAAAGCTCTGTTAGAATACCTATTTTCTTCTGAATTGGACGAGAAG ATGTTAAGGACCAAAGGGAACTTTTTGGATCTGAGTGCGAGTAGAGGTGCATCACCACAATTATTGTTGGACTTGATGGCTTGTGAAAACAGCATAACGAGAAGAGCTTTTG GAAACATCAGACGCCTTCAACCACACAAGCCTGTAACCACAGCTCAAGCAGCGGTGGTGCTGACTAGTGGCAGAACGGCAGATGCAATCCAGCGGGAGCTCTCAAGACTTGGGGCTGAAAATATATCAAGGTTACAAGAGGCGGAGGAAATAAGATGTGAGTTAGTTCAAAGAGGAGATATACAGAGGTTTTGGGAGGAGAAGTTGGCAAAAGAGCAAGATAGGCACTTTGAGGTTGAAAAAGACCTTGAAGTTATATTTCTTGATCTGGAAGATGAGAAAGCATCACTAGATGGTAGGCTTGCTGAGTATGCAAAAGAGAAAGCAGCACTGGACTGTCAACAACATCTTCTCCAGTGTCTTAAGGATGAAGTTGAAGGAATGAATGATAAACTTGCAAGTGAAAGAGCCAACTTTATATCTGAGCAACAAAGTTTGGAAAGATTTTCTGCTGATTTATGTGGCAAGAAGGACGGCATAGTGGAAGCCAAATCGATACTGGAAGCTGAAATAGAAGCTACCAGGATTCTCAG GTCTTGGGTGGAGGAGGAAGCACTGCAAATGCGAAATCGAGCCGATGTCCTATCACAAGCTGTATTGAGATGGCAATACACTGGTGTGTCTGGGCAGTCAGAGACATTCTCAGTTGACAGCAACAGCTCTGAAATTGTTCTAAAACCCAATGGAGAACAGTCAGTAGCATAG
- the LOC135604972 gene encoding alpha-1,3-arabinosyltransferase XAT3-like isoform X2 has translation MGYDQKLIRSSNRVKCRKLHLAFLTTCCCLVSVTLLVGYSVSSTKLSSWLWNHAVPAAAPMAGGRIGSQNLDKRELKPVCDFADARSVVCELEGDIRIHGNSSSILFASSSPASWQMKPHPRKDDPNALSHVTQISVTSFTADGDAPRCAVSGSTPAIVFSTGGYMGNPFHDFTDVLIPLFITSFQFDGEVRFLVGDIAPWWIQKYEPILTGLSRHDIIDLNRDDVVRCFPHVIVGLRFHKEMSIDPSRTQNGLSMLDFGRFVRRSFALRRESATKLGADRDKKPRLLIIARRATRVLENVDQVARAARGLGFEVVVAEAGRKTNLTAFARLVNSCDGMMGVHGAGLANFVFLPMNTTLIQVVPLGQLDELARVDFGAPAEDMEMKYLQYGISEEESTLIERYPRDHTVFKDPTAITKQGWTARRSVYLLNQNVKIDVVRFRDVLIQALEFLHQE, from the exons ATGGGATATGATCAGAAGCTAATTAGGAGCTCCAACCGAGTGAAATGTCGAAAGCTACATTTAGCTTTTCTCACTACATGTTGTTGTTTGGTCTCAGTAACCCTTCTTGTGGGATATTCTGTGTCTTCCACCAAGC TGAGTTCATGGCTGTGGAATCATGCGGTTCCTGCAGCTGCTCCCATGGCAGGAGGAAGGATCGGTTCTCAAAATCTGG ACAAGCGAGAGTTGAAGCCTGTGTGTGATTTCGCAGACGCAAGATCCGTTGTCTGTGAACTGGAGGGTGATATCAGGATCCATGGCAACTCCTCCTCCATCTTGTTTGCCAGCTCCAGCCCTGCATCATGGCAGATGAAGCCTCACCCCAGGAAGGATGACCCCAACGCACTGTCTCATGTCACCCAAATCTCCGTGACATCCTTCACCGCCGACGGAGACGCCCCTCGGTGCGCCGTGAGTGGCAGCACGCCTGCCATCGTCTTCTCCACGGGAGGATACATGGGCAACCCGTTCCATGACTTCACCGACGTCCTCATCCCCCTCTTCATCACCTCATTCCAGTTCGACGGCGAAGTCCGGTTCCTGGTGGGCGACATCGCGCCATGGTGGATCCAAAAGTACGAGCCCATTCTCACGGGGCTCTCCCGTCATGACATCATCGACCTGAACCGGGACGACGTCGTCCGCTGCTTCCCCCACGTCATCGTCGGCCTCAGGTTCCACAAGGAGATGAGCATCGACCCCTCGAGGACGCAGAACGGGCTGTCGATGCTCGACTTCGGGCGATTCGTGCGGCGTTCCTTCGCGCTGCGACGGGAGAGCGCGACGAAGCTGGGAGCCGATCGGGACAAGAAGCCGAGACTCCTCATCATCGCCAGGAGGGCGACGAGGGTGTTGGAGAACGTGGACCAAGTAGCTCGAGCGGCTCGAGGGTTGGGCTTCGAGGTGGTGGTGGCGGAGGCGGGAAGGAAGACCAACTTGACTGCGTTCGCGCGGCTGGTGAACTCGTGCGACGGAATGATGGGCGTTCATGGCGCCGGGCTCGCCAACTTCGTCTTCCTCCCCATGAACACGACGCTCATCCAAGTCGTGCCTCTGGGTCAACTGGACGAGCTCGCCAGGGTTGACTTCGGCGCGCCCGCAGAAGACATGGAGATGAAGTACTTGCAGTACGGTATAAGTGAAGAGGAAAGCACACTGATAGAGCGGTATCCGAGAGACCATACGGTCTTCAAAGATCCCACAGCCATCACAAAACAAGGGTGGACTGCTCGCAGATCTGTGTATCTACTCAACCAAAACGTGAAGATTGATGTGGTCAGGTTCAGAGATGTGTTGATACAAGCACTTGAGTTTCTTCATCAAGAGTGA
- the LOC135604972 gene encoding alpha-1,3-arabinosyltransferase XAT3-like isoform X1, which translates to MGYDQKLIRSSNRVKCRKLHLAFLTTCCCLVSVTLLVGYSVSSTKLSSWLWNHAVPAAAPMAGGRIGSQNLAADKRELKPVCDFADARSVVCELEGDIRIHGNSSSILFASSSPASWQMKPHPRKDDPNALSHVTQISVTSFTADGDAPRCAVSGSTPAIVFSTGGYMGNPFHDFTDVLIPLFITSFQFDGEVRFLVGDIAPWWIQKYEPILTGLSRHDIIDLNRDDVVRCFPHVIVGLRFHKEMSIDPSRTQNGLSMLDFGRFVRRSFALRRESATKLGADRDKKPRLLIIARRATRVLENVDQVARAARGLGFEVVVAEAGRKTNLTAFARLVNSCDGMMGVHGAGLANFVFLPMNTTLIQVVPLGQLDELARVDFGAPAEDMEMKYLQYGISEEESTLIERYPRDHTVFKDPTAITKQGWTARRSVYLLNQNVKIDVVRFRDVLIQALEFLHQE; encoded by the exons ATGGGATATGATCAGAAGCTAATTAGGAGCTCCAACCGAGTGAAATGTCGAAAGCTACATTTAGCTTTTCTCACTACATGTTGTTGTTTGGTCTCAGTAACCCTTCTTGTGGGATATTCTGTGTCTTCCACCAAGC TGAGTTCATGGCTGTGGAATCATGCGGTTCCTGCAGCTGCTCCCATGGCAGGAGGAAGGATCGGTTCTCAAAATCTGG CTGCAGACAAGCGAGAGTTGAAGCCTGTGTGTGATTTCGCAGACGCAAGATCCGTTGTCTGTGAACTGGAGGGTGATATCAGGATCCATGGCAACTCCTCCTCCATCTTGTTTGCCAGCTCCAGCCCTGCATCATGGCAGATGAAGCCTCACCCCAGGAAGGATGACCCCAACGCACTGTCTCATGTCACCCAAATCTCCGTGACATCCTTCACCGCCGACGGAGACGCCCCTCGGTGCGCCGTGAGTGGCAGCACGCCTGCCATCGTCTTCTCCACGGGAGGATACATGGGCAACCCGTTCCATGACTTCACCGACGTCCTCATCCCCCTCTTCATCACCTCATTCCAGTTCGACGGCGAAGTCCGGTTCCTGGTGGGCGACATCGCGCCATGGTGGATCCAAAAGTACGAGCCCATTCTCACGGGGCTCTCCCGTCATGACATCATCGACCTGAACCGGGACGACGTCGTCCGCTGCTTCCCCCACGTCATCGTCGGCCTCAGGTTCCACAAGGAGATGAGCATCGACCCCTCGAGGACGCAGAACGGGCTGTCGATGCTCGACTTCGGGCGATTCGTGCGGCGTTCCTTCGCGCTGCGACGGGAGAGCGCGACGAAGCTGGGAGCCGATCGGGACAAGAAGCCGAGACTCCTCATCATCGCCAGGAGGGCGACGAGGGTGTTGGAGAACGTGGACCAAGTAGCTCGAGCGGCTCGAGGGTTGGGCTTCGAGGTGGTGGTGGCGGAGGCGGGAAGGAAGACCAACTTGACTGCGTTCGCGCGGCTGGTGAACTCGTGCGACGGAATGATGGGCGTTCATGGCGCCGGGCTCGCCAACTTCGTCTTCCTCCCCATGAACACGACGCTCATCCAAGTCGTGCCTCTGGGTCAACTGGACGAGCTCGCCAGGGTTGACTTCGGCGCGCCCGCAGAAGACATGGAGATGAAGTACTTGCAGTACGGTATAAGTGAAGAGGAAAGCACACTGATAGAGCGGTATCCGAGAGACCATACGGTCTTCAAAGATCCCACAGCCATCACAAAACAAGGGTGGACTGCTCGCAGATCTGTGTATCTACTCAACCAAAACGTGAAGATTGATGTGGTCAGGTTCAGAGATGTGTTGATACAAGCACTTGAGTTTCTTCATCAAGAGTGA